From Aegilops tauschii subsp. strangulata cultivar AL8/78 chromosome 5, Aet v6.0, whole genome shotgun sequence:
TTCGGCTTCTGCACGCAGTGTTGCAACTCGGTTAACCCTGCCGGCCATTTGCAAGTACCCTCAAaagttctaacaaacactcgggcgagtTCTTCCCAACTGTATatgctgccaggtgctaactgagtcaaccatgctctggccgagccttccaacatcagaggaaggtgcttcatggccacttcatcattgccgccactGATCTatacagccactcggtaatcctcaagccaagtgttaGGCTTGGattcaccagtgaacttgctgactcccgtcgccaacctgaagttgggaggaatcactgctgccCTGATGGCTCTACTGAAGCACTCTGGGCCTGACACATGCACTCTGCTACCAGTCGGGTGATCTCTGTCATGACCCTCTCTGTGTGCCCTGTttctgtcaaccagaccttgaacgagaatagatctcaCATCAAAGCCCGGATCCCTGGGGTCGACTGGAATTCTTCGCCCGCCACTGTGAGGGCGCCTGTCATCGCGCTGCCGGGGCACATATGACCCACTCCTCGGGGGaggtgtgggcactcgacgacggtcatcgtggtcgagtcggtgatcatactgctcgcggtttctgtactgatcttgccggtacccacgtccctcacgccgcgggggcgatcttgggctgtgagccgactgaactgtgtctgccatcacAGATCTGCAATGAATTCTATTCTGCGACTGAGACACTGCTGTGTTCTGTTCTCCTGCCGCCCGGagtaaagcccggatctgcatcaaacctctgccagcttccgactaggatggctgaatcgactctgctattcgggctgcagctgtgagattttgaatcggagttcgctatacctgagttgaaggcggaaaaagctgtcgtcgactggactcaggaccgctgccgagcacgctcgttgAGTGCATTTCGCAGGTTTTCacgtcgagtgcgctcagccaagttggccaggcgcgcctccaccaaggcccgggcctcgggggtttctccaatgataggagtgtgaagtgcatccatattgcagtggcgaagctcttccctctgctgagAAGAAAGGGGCTGGGGCGGTACTCCTCCTGAGCGCGCGACagatcgccgccgccatcgccaccgtcgtcgcgtgggaagccaggaggactgcatGGTTCATTGACCATCAAGACTTCTGCCGCGGgatcactgctgtcgcactcagatgcagtctcgacggagccagtcgacaggtcgaacaggccgtagagagtttcgtcgggctcgattgccgtgacttgtggggtggccgactgacgggccaccgcatgtctcacccaccgctggagccgcgacCGACCAGAATGTTTGCACCGGCAAACAGCAGGGAGCGAGGACaccacaggagccgaccgatactaggtcaacggctgccggagaaggacGCTGCGGACGCACGCACGAAAGTGCGTCGCCCCACGGACGGGGAGCACCTCGACGTCAAGTGGAGCCTCTTGAAGCCAGGCGGAGTCATCGGCGACGAAGACGAGCGCACCGAGACGGATCTCGCAGCcctcagccaatccaccgccagaaaccatgatgatgggaatcggaaaaaacgcaacttcaccaaaaagtcgctaagacacctgccccatggtgggcgccaactgtcgtggatctaagactgacagtagaatggggggtaggtattagggaggcaagatcctagctatggcgaagttgtacacacgagttttacgagttcaggcccgtcgtggaggaagtaatagccctacgtcttgGAGCCCGAAGGCGGTCGACtgaattgtgtgtgtgtgttaccgggggtgcgaacccttgtgccagtggaggggggtggcgtatatagagtgcgccaggaccccagccagcccatgttacaaggagttcaatgtacataaagagggagcgttacaggtaacgtccataataaagtgatataaatgatcattaagtctatgagtaacgCCTGACCGTTGCTGTGCAGAGTGACTTTGTACCTTCTGTTTGTCGAGTGGTttctgttacggtcgagtgacatagaaccttccgagtggaatgcttctggtcgagtggatgctGTTATCCTTTGAATACCTCTGACTTTAAGGTGATGTCctaggggagggtgtctaggtcaggcctatgaccctaccctaggtacatagcttcatcacccactactttgatcacaccaccTGTTTTAGAGGACTATGTTCACGATTTGACTTCGCCATGTTATCAAACGAATGCAATAAcaacaattttgagtgcacccaTTGAACTAACTGTTGATGCGAAAGAACTATGTGAATCAGGGAATAACTCTAATTTGGATCAAATacgtttgaaaataattgtgccaatgtttaatcattttgatataaCCTCCAATCTTGGTGATGATTCCGTGTCGAATAACTTGatgcatgtttgcttatttaagcatgttaTAGCATGTAATTTCGAAACGATTAAAGTTTATTCACCAATGTcgggatggtttaatgataagcattgtcaatcttttgatatgaataagagcttcacttatatgtgcaaactgatttgcaatattttcatgccttttacttcttgtgataatatattGGCTTTATATTTCACAACTTTTGAAGGGTGCTCTTGTATAACTGTGTCACATGTGTCCCAACTAAGAtcagtaaaaatggatgacatatacatatacaacgtgtacaccttgtctcttttgttagccacatttcagactaagcaacgccgaggacgggtttgttttcaagaaggggaggatgatgaggacatggctACCACAGTTACACACATATCCCCTGCTATTTTACATCTTGGAACAATTGCTAGAGCTCACatacgccaattaaattatcacgtactttcgtttcttggtaatgtttctagtgttcatgagaatatgatgcttcctaacttagatacatttgtgttgtttgcaattgaagggcctagcacggacaagaaggatgaacattggaacATCGTCAAGCACGGAGATGAAGGTGCGTGCGAAGAGAACAAGAATGGAGGTTCAAGTGGAGATTtccggactttgaagccaccatgatgacatacaagaagatggatgaaatatacaagatggcctttcataaattccatagcttattattggtgttgcgccaccttattttgggccaggcccatgtaatctTGTTTTAGACTCCATATTGTAGGGGAAACGACTTAGGAGGTgatttagtcccacattgcctagggTGGACGAAATCCCCTCTCTTTTCCCTATAAATATAGCCCTTAAGGCACCGTTTAGACTTGGCAtttatttagttaaaagttagccatcgctgcaacttcgtgtacttcgtttgtgtccaacgaccagacaaaatccgcttatgaaaccccacttttatcaatacttcatccatattcgcaatattccgattgcttaatcatattcttgcttgttcttcgattgcttgcaggaatagacctttgtggtcaggttgatcgtgctccggcgtggtcaataacctctcggagttggtttagcaattactaaggcgcaacgtcatgcacgtttgtagtcggatcgtcaaagtcgtctccaccaaatcgatagttatcatctcatcgaaagatcaagacaccctcgcctctatcaatcGGGCCACCCTCGGGGGTGAAGTTGTTCATCGGGTTCCCACCTATCACTTGTCCACCAGGATTCCTTACCGTAAGCATCGTGTTATCATGGTGTGAGGATGTTCCATTGGATGCGCATGGTAATTTACAATGGACCACTTGGAGCACCCCTACAAGGTTAAACTTTTcagaagccgtgcccgcggttatgtggcgaCATGGAAATCTATAATATCAGGTTGAAAAGAACTTGACACTAAACTTCaaataaaatacaccaaccgcatGCATAACTGTGATTGTCTCTTTTTGAGGGTGTTCAGGAAGAGAACGCAGTGGGGTTATGAATGACTcataagtagttcaggatcactacTTGATCGTTACTAGTTTGTGATCATTATGCGTAGTTTACTCTTgttactcttgtactcgtaagaTAGCCACCATACAGATGCTTAGTGCTTGCTAAAATCTCACCACCTATCCATTCCATActcattaagctttgctagtcttgatacccatggtaatgggattgttgagtcctcgtggctcacagatgaTGTGGACATGGCCCCTACGATACGACGAAAAATATTATTTTTTAGGTGATTTCTATTCAAAATTATTCaataatttattttcttttccaTAATAAAAAGACTTCACCATTTTTTCTTTTATATGTCATTGCAGAACATTTCCACAAAGCAAGAATTAAATTACGAGACCGGATGATGCATCAGTTATATACAGAAGATTTATTCAAGCCACGAGTTAAGATGCGACCGGAAATCAAATAACTATATGTGTGTGTGCATATGCATGTACAAGTATCACATACAGCCATGTATTGATGAAGGATTATGCATGCACCTATGTATAATTCCCTAGTCGTAAGAAGGAATAAAGGACGTGGTGCTAATCACAAAGAAAGAAGGACGTGGGCCTAATGCACATGCAGCCCAAAAGACAAGGTGCAGTCAAAGCCACAAAGTCCCAGAGAGCCAAGACTAGTCTTTTCGTCTCTGGCTAGGAAACAGACCTGTGTGTCTATCGGTCGAACCATCAAGGGTCGGTTTGTATCTATGCCTATGTATTCGTCTCTCCGTCTTGATTTTAgccttgggttttgtttagagaAGTTTAGCTTTAGCTACTTTTATTTCTCTTCGCTCGTAGCGGCTAGTGCGACCATCAAGACATCCTAACGGAACCCCAAATTTTCATCTTGTGAGATTTATTCCATCTAGCATATTGGCAATTTCGAGATTGCTTGGCTATTATTTTCTTGCATGTTCTTCGATTTACTTGCAGGAAAAATCTTTCGTGGATAGGTCGATCGCGCCGTTGGCTCGGTCGATAACGCCGTGGAGTTGGTTCAGCGATTGCCGTGGATATCAATCGTGTACGGTTCTCCTTGTACGATTGGTAGTCGGGTCGTGAGGGTCAAGTCCCACCCAAAAATTGTAGTTATCTCTCTCATTGAAAGTTCGGGTCCCAGTTCACATcaacagattactacaacaacagttgcaggtacaggtaatgcgatgatctgacgtgagagcgatgcttgcttgttttggagttcttctgcttcttcttctttgatcaAGGGATAGGTTCCGGGTCGGGAGCCTGGGATTAGCAGGGTAGATGTCATTCTTATTTTTCATTtgatttcatccgtagtcggatccCGCTCTTCTTTATGGTGATTGCTATGTATTGATGTATCGATGTTTCATGTTGTAGCTTGTGGCGAGTGTAAGCATGTATCTGGTATTCTCATCTATCTAGTACATGGTatgttgtaatgatatccaccttgctatgCGCCCGAAATGCGATTCTGCCCCAATCATGAATTCATCACGTGCCCAGGATAGAATAGCATCTTGGGCGCTACAGCAGTGGAGGCAGAATTCTTGGCATCGGTCTTTTTCTAGGCTTCCTCAAGAACAAGTGTAGAGCGTGTCTGAAGGAAGGCTGAAAACGACACTTGGAACGAAAGGACCGAACGCAGGTGTGAGTGTTGTTTTTTAGGCCGCGAAGCAAGCTCGGCACGAGGGTATCGTCGCTGACCGGCTGCTTGACATCATCAAGTGCATCGGAGAGAGTCTTGAGCTTGGCACGGTAGGCGGAGATCGTCATGTCCCCTTGAGTTGTGTTGCAAAATTTTGCGTCGAGAGCCAGAGCACGACTCTTCTTATTGTCTCGGAACATGTTGGCGATGGTGTCCCAAACTTGCTTCGTGATGGAACCTGGTTTCATGATGATGTCGAAGAGCTCGAGAGAAATCGAGGCATAAATCCATGAGAGGACAGTGAAGTCATCGCGACCCCAATCAGAGGTGAGGGAGGTATCCGATGGGGTATTCTTTGAGAGAACATGATTGGAGAGACCATAGCGACCGAGAGCGACGAGGAACAGCTCACGCCACTTGGCGTAGTTGGAGTCGTGGAGATCAAGTGTGACGGGGATGAAGGTCTTGATGGAGGTGGCATACGTGGAGGCCCCAGGGGGCGGCCTACCCCCATTCTTCAGCTTGGCGTTGTAGTTCATCCTTGCGGGTCCGGATGATGGACTCGCGGTTCTTGAGTTCCTCCTCAAGCTTCTGGAGATCAttgtgaaagcacaagtgctccctgggtgattttggtaattaatgacaacATATCCCTTattggactaatacttttatccagtatatttcagatgagttcaacaaatggagtggcgtggacaagaggatgtggaaccccttctagatgctaaggacagaagattggcaaaagctcaagactctacattttcattttagcaatccaagatcacattgagtccataggaaaagccaatactattaaaaggggatgaggtgttgcttaatggcttgcttgctcagagtgcttagtgatatgctccaaagccctcttccactttctcatatccacatatgtcccaaaccaaaagtcaaactcggccctaccgatttgatctatccggcaccaccgagtttacttaacatagccactgccagaaaccctaatcagttcggtctcaccgatgggatcccggtctcaccgagatgggcctGCAAACTCTCTGGTTCCTGTTGCAATATTTCGGTCCTGCTGAGatttgtaatcggtctcaccgagtttgcttgaccaactctctagttagcttattaccaaaatcggtcccaccgagtttgtgtaatcggtcaaactgagatgaggttttaccctaaccctagcacatcggtcccaccgagttgatcatatcggtcccaccgaaaatcctaacattcacattttgaaccatattggtctgaccgagtttaacgattcggtcccaccgagtttggtgatttgtgtgtaacggctagattttgtgtggaggctatacatacccctccacccctcttcattcgtggagagagccatcagaacgtgcctacacttccagcatacattttctaagagagaaccacctactcatgtgttgagaccaagatattccattccaaccacaagaatcttgatctctagccttccccaagttgctttccactcaaataatctttccaccaaatccaaatctgtgagagagagagttgagtgttggggagactatcatttgaagcacaagagcaaggagttcatcatcaacacaccatctattacctttgggcgagtggtgtctcctagattggttaggtgtcatttgggagcctccgtcaagattgtggagttgaaccaaggagtttgtacgggcaaggagatcgcctacttcgtgaagatctaccctagtgaggcaagtcctttgtgggtgatggccatggtgggatagacaaggttgcttcttcgtggacccttcgtgggcggagccctccgtggactcgcgcaaccgttacccttcgtgggttgaagtctccatcaacgtggatgtacgatagcaccacctatcggaaccacggaaaaaACCTCCgcgtctccaattgcgtttgcatactccaatcccatcccttcacattcttgcaacttgcatgctttactttctgctgctcatatactcttgccatgcttgcttgaaacttatt
This genomic window contains:
- the LOC109732154 gene encoding uncharacterized protein, whose protein sequence is MNYNAKLKNGGRPPPGASTYATSIKTFIPVTLDLHDSNYAKWRELFLVALGRYGLSNHVLSKNTPSDTSLTSDWGRDDFTVLSWIYASISLELFDIIMKPGSITKQVWDTIANMFRDNKKSRALALDAKFCNTTQGDMTISAYRAKLKTLSDALDDVKQPAPDPEPIP